The following proteins come from a genomic window of Marinilabiliales bacterium:
- a CDS encoding acyl-CoA dehydrogenase — MRVPEITSKNRNPGDNHLTHVSGIPFEEFLGNFKAKMKNVFHLRSDVNRLALNRGMPPFMMREILSANPLATEIPAEYGGRGGKIEENLAVLSAASYESLALSLTLGINMALFLQPVAKYAREEVKAPVFERFLNQQNMGGLMITEPGYGSDALNMQTSYTGKNDRFHLQGIKHWAGLTGWADYWLLTARERTAGDDLKRDIDFFICDVNGPDQQIIVEEFYENLGLYQIPYGRNRLDVKIPEIQRLVPHTTGVKMMLDLLHRSRMQFPGMGLGFVQRMLDESIAHARQRQIGRSKLLAYDQVQHRLARMQASYTLLSAMCASSGSRAGRENDLSQEGFEANSIKTVVTDLMQEAAQSATQLVGAQAYKLNHIAGRGIIDSRPFQIFEGSNDILYAQISENLIKMMKKTRESNLYRFLKSFSLTSRSAPLLKTLLDFRLDTAMPQRKLVELGQVLARVVSSEMVINLREKGFRTDLIENGLDMLKHEITALTGSFAYGNRSVLIEDYHENSSWLKSGT, encoded by the coding sequence ATGAGAGTTCCTGAGATTACAAGCAAAAACCGTAACCCCGGCGATAACCACCTGACGCATGTAAGCGGCATACCCTTTGAAGAGTTCCTCGGCAATTTCAAGGCGAAGATGAAAAATGTCTTTCATCTGCGTTCAGATGTCAACCGGCTCGCACTCAACAGGGGCATGCCTCCCTTTATGATGAGGGAGATACTGAGCGCTAACCCCCTGGCAACAGAAATTCCCGCTGAATACGGGGGCAGGGGCGGCAAAATTGAAGAGAACCTTGCGGTTCTCTCTGCCGCTTCCTATGAATCCCTTGCCCTGTCACTAACCCTCGGTATAAACATGGCTCTCTTCCTTCAGCCCGTTGCCAAATATGCCAGGGAGGAGGTAAAGGCCCCTGTCTTTGAAAGGTTCCTTAACCAGCAGAATATGGGCGGATTGATGATAACCGAGCCGGGATACGGAAGTGATGCGCTCAATATGCAAACCTCCTATACCGGCAAAAATGACCGTTTTCACCTGCAGGGCATCAAGCATTGGGCGGGGCTTACAGGATGGGCTGATTACTGGCTGCTGACCGCGCGGGAGAGAACCGCCGGTGATGACCTGAAAAGGGATATCGATTTTTTCATATGCGATGTGAATGGCCCTGATCAGCAGATCATTGTTGAGGAGTTTTACGAAAACCTGGGGTTGTACCAGATACCTTACGGCCGCAACAGGCTCGACGTGAAGATACCCGAAATCCAGAGGCTGGTGCCACATACAACCGGGGTGAAAATGATGCTCGATTTGCTGCACCGCAGCAGGATGCAGTTTCCCGGAATGGGACTGGGCTTTGTACAGCGTATGCTTGATGAATCTATTGCACATGCAAGGCAACGGCAGATAGGGCGGAGTAAACTTCTGGCGTATGATCAGGTGCAGCACAGACTTGCAAGAATGCAGGCATCATATACCCTGCTCTCGGCCATGTGCGCCTCGTCAGGAAGCAGAGCCGGCAGGGAGAACGATCTCTCGCAGGAGGGTTTTGAAGCAAACTCCATAAAAACAGTGGTTACAGACCTTATGCAGGAAGCTGCCCAGTCGGCCACCCAGCTGGTGGGTGCACAGGCATATAAGCTCAACCATATTGCAGGAAGGGGAATTATTGACAGCCGTCCTTTCCAGATCTTTGAAGGGTCCAATGATATTTTGTATGCCCAGATCTCTGAAAACCTTATCAAAATGATGAAAAAAACCAGGGAAAGCAACCTGTACCGTTTCCTGAAAAGCTTCAGCCTCACTTCCAGGTCTGCCCCACTGTTGAAAACCCTGCTGGACTTCAGGCTTGACACTGCCATGCCACAGCGTAAACTGGTTGAACTGGGACAGGTACTGGCGCGGGTGGTTTCTTCCGAAATGGTGATCAATCTCCGGGAGAAGGGCTTCAGGACAGATCTGATTGAAAACGGACTTGATATGCTTAAGCATGAGATAACAGCCCTAACCGGCAGTTTCGCATATGGGAACCGCTCCGTCCTGATTGAGGATTACCATGAAAACAGCTCCTGGCTGAAGTCCGGGACATGA
- a CDS encoding peptidylprolyl isomerase, with protein sequence MHLLRITALLALTAAINSGSVAAQDFIPDSEHDYLVTMETEYGNMMLILYDETPMHKENFVELAKAGVFDGIIFHRVIEHFMIQTGDPATTNITPEWSPDIIPPHVPAEFNPKFSHRRGTVGAARYGGERNPMKNSSPTQFYIVRHDRAAPHLDGEYTVFGHVMSGYEVIDSVAVQPTDERDRPLEEIRLKRVRVEKVKRSDITRFYNFRY encoded by the coding sequence ATGCACCTTTTAAGGATCACGGCTCTTCTAGCCCTTACCGCTGCAATCAACAGCGGCTCTGTTGCTGCACAGGATTTCATACCCGACAGTGAGCACGATTACCTTGTGACTATGGAGACAGAATACGGGAACATGATGCTGATCCTCTACGATGAAACACCCATGCATAAGGAGAACTTCGTTGAACTGGCAAAAGCGGGTGTTTTCGACGGCATCATCTTCCACAGGGTGATAGAGCACTTCATGATACAGACAGGCGACCCGGCAACCACCAATATCACCCCCGAATGGTCGCCCGATATCATTCCGCCACACGTGCCCGCGGAGTTCAACCCGAAATTTTCACACCGCAGGGGTACGGTGGGAGCTGCCCGCTACGGCGGAGAAAGAAACCCGATGAAGAACTCCAGTCCCACTCAGTTCTACATAGTGAGGCACGACAGGGCAGCACCGCACCTTGACGGCGAGTATACTGTATTCGGACACGTAATGAGCGGTTACGAGGTGATCGACAGCGTGGCGGTGCAGCCAACCGATGAGCGCGACAGGCCCCTGGAAGAGATAAGGCTCAAAAGGGTGCGGGTAGAGAAGGTCAAAAGGTCTGATATCACCAGGTTCTATAATTTCAGATACTGA
- a CDS encoding thymidylate synthase, with protein sequence MKQYLDLLKHVTENGVEKSDRTGTGTVSVFGYQMRFDLQEGFPLMTTKKLHIPSIIHELLWFLKGETNTAYLNANKVRIWDAWADEKGDLGHIYGFQWRSWPGPGGKGIDQIREVIRSIKENPDSRRHIVSAWNVGELDNMALPPCHILFQFYVADGKLSCQLYQRSADIFLGVPFNIASYSLLTMMVAQVTGLQPGEFIHTLGDAHIYLNHLEQVRLQLTREPRSLPKMTLNPERKGIDDFVYEDFTITDYNPHSHIRGEISV encoded by the coding sequence ATGAAGCAATACCTGGACCTGTTAAAGCATGTAACCGAAAACGGGGTTGAGAAATCCGATCGCACGGGCACAGGCACCGTAAGTGTTTTCGGCTACCAGATGCGGTTTGACCTGCAGGAGGGATTTCCCCTGATGACAACAAAAAAACTTCACATTCCCTCGATCATCCACGAGCTGCTCTGGTTCCTGAAGGGAGAGACCAATACAGCATACCTCAATGCCAACAAGGTACGCATATGGGATGCCTGGGCCGATGAGAAGGGCGATTTGGGACACATATACGGGTTCCAGTGGAGGTCATGGCCCGGACCCGGCGGAAAGGGCATCGACCAGATACGGGAGGTGATAAGGTCAATCAAAGAGAACCCCGATTCGCGCCGGCACATAGTGAGCGCATGGAACGTTGGCGAGCTCGACAATATGGCCCTGCCGCCCTGCCATATCCTCTTCCAGTTCTACGTGGCAGACGGGAAGCTGTCATGCCAGCTTTACCAGAGAAGCGCCGACATATTTCTGGGTGTGCCTTTCAACATAGCCTCCTACTCGTTGCTGACCATGATGGTGGCACAGGTTACCGGACTGCAGCCCGGCGAGTTTATCCATACACTCGGGGATGCGCACATATACCTGAACCACCTGGAGCAGGTGAGGCTGCAGCTGACAAGGGAGCCCCGGAGCCTGCCAAAAATGACACTGAACCCTGAACGAAAAGGTATTGATGACTTTGTGTACGAAGACTTTACCATAACGGACTACAACCCCCATTCGCACATCAGGGGAGAGATATCAGTCTGA
- a CDS encoding dihydrofolate reductase, translated as MISIIVAMARNRVIGRNNSLIWHLPADLKYFKKTTMGRPVIMGRKTFESVGKPLPGRTNIIVTRREGYFAEGCLAAGSLEEAIEMAKSPGSNAGDSGGSGPETGRHGNDQGGSGPETGRYANDPGGSGSGSNNTGAASEIFIAGGGEIYSQAMGIADRIYITRVHADFEGDTLFPPIPEREWKLTEEMHHPADERNKYPMTFRIYDRK; from the coding sequence ATGATCTCAATTATTGTTGCCATGGCACGGAACAGGGTGATCGGGAGGAACAACTCGCTGATCTGGCACCTGCCGGCCGATCTTAAATATTTTAAAAAAACGACAATGGGCAGGCCCGTTATCATGGGCAGGAAGACCTTTGAATCGGTTGGCAAACCGCTGCCGGGACGGACCAACATAATTGTGACACGACGCGAAGGTTACTTTGCGGAGGGCTGCCTGGCGGCAGGCTCGCTGGAGGAGGCGATAGAGATGGCGAAGAGCCCGGGAAGCAATGCGGGAGACAGCGGCGGCAGCGGACCGGAAACCGGCAGACATGGCAATGATCAGGGCGGCAGCGGACCGGAAACCGGCAGATACGCCAATGATCCGGGCGGCAGCGGTTCAGGCAGCAACAACACGGGAGCAGCCTCTGAGATCTTTATTGCCGGAGGGGGCGAGATCTACAGCCAGGCTATGGGCATAGCCGACAGAATATATATAACCCGCGTTCACGCGGACTTCGAGGGTGACACCCTCTTCCCTCCCATCCCCGAAAGGGAATGGAAGCTTACCGAAGAGATGCACCACCCGGCCGACGAGCGTAACAAATACCCGATGACATTCAGGATATACGACCGCAAGTGA